From a single Couchioplanes caeruleus genomic region:
- a CDS encoding S1 family peptidase, translating into MTRTAAKFLIVIAALLGVSGAVVATRAGAAHAIANGERVADGRYPFAVKLTMTGIPTAGGGRRDSSCSGGLISPHWVLTAGHCFRDIRNKHVSRPVARRTTATVGRADLTSGDGHVATVVEVRQSETADVALARIDQGITDIKPLRISRSAPQVGDEVRLAGFGLTDGDATAEPTRMRTGRFEVTSVGRNAIGLSGVAPRSTTSPCPHDSGGPYFSEDDGTPVVVAVVSHGPTCPHQGEDQGGRIDAVARWITSVVGKDLASTPKARPKPSPSRQARDTKVAAPASGPAAGLSDLTAYQVSVPAVAVVAGVVGFAALRRRRRRPRGGVHRSR; encoded by the coding sequence ATGACCAGGACAGCGGCGAAGTTCCTCATTGTGATCGCGGCCCTGCTCGGCGTGTCCGGGGCGGTGGTGGCCACTCGGGCCGGTGCGGCCCATGCCATCGCCAACGGTGAGCGCGTGGCCGACGGACGGTACCCGTTCGCGGTCAAGCTCACGATGACGGGCATCCCGACCGCCGGCGGGGGCCGCCGCGACAGCTCGTGCTCGGGCGGCCTGATCTCGCCGCACTGGGTGCTCACCGCCGGGCACTGCTTCCGCGACATCCGCAACAAGCATGTCTCCCGGCCGGTCGCGCGCAGGACCACGGCCACCGTCGGGCGCGCCGATCTCACCTCCGGTGACGGGCATGTCGCGACGGTGGTCGAGGTGCGGCAGAGCGAGACGGCCGACGTCGCGCTCGCGCGCATCGACCAGGGGATCACCGACATCAAGCCGTTGCGGATCAGCCGCAGCGCCCCGCAGGTGGGTGACGAGGTCCGGCTCGCCGGCTTCGGCCTCACCGACGGTGACGCGACCGCGGAGCCGACCCGGATGCGTACGGGGCGCTTCGAGGTGACGTCGGTCGGCAGGAACGCCATCGGGCTGTCCGGGGTGGCGCCGCGGTCGACCACGAGCCCGTGCCCGCACGACTCGGGCGGGCCGTACTTCTCCGAGGACGACGGGACGCCGGTCGTGGTCGCCGTGGTCAGCCACGGCCCGACCTGTCCGCACCAGGGCGAGGACCAGGGCGGCCGGATCGACGCCGTGGCGCGCTGGATCACCTCGGTCGTCGGCAAGGACCTTGCTTCCACCCCCAAGGCCCGGCCGAAGCCGTCGCCGTCGCGGCAGGCGCGGGACACGAAGGTCGCCGCGCCCGCGTCCGGGCCGGCGGCCGGCCTGAGCGATCTCACCGCGTACCAGGTGTCGGTGCCGGCCGTGGCCGTGGTCGCCGGCGTGGTCGGTTTCGCCGCGCTGCGCCGCCGCCGTCGCCGGCCCCGCGGGGGCGTGCACCGTTCTCGCTGA
- the egtA gene encoding ergothioneine biosynthesis glutamate--cysteine ligase EgtA, translating to MMTTPGSERAASDELLRLAEAAEHVAGICFKTGPPRRLGVELEWTTHPARRPAGHLRAADLSDALGPYAPTALGNPEPVPLPGGGTVTLEPGGQVEISSAPATSLTALYEAVSLDQAYLADLLARSGISLGGHGLDPHREPVRILDTPRYAAMHRAFDRAGSPAGHTMMCSTAGLQVCLDAGPPHRAAARWAALHDLGPPLLATFATSRTHAGRDTGWASGRMAAWHGIDARRSGPVPRSADPAAGWAAYALDAPLLCVRGDGGVWETPDGVTFADWVRGALSRPPTVDDLDYHLSTLFPPVRPRGYLEVRYLDAQPGGEWIAPLAVLAALFADDAVTDAARDLAAPAADRWLDAARDGLADPVVAACAADVADLACRHLDRTGLPGPVRDTVADIVGRRVRDAAPLRKDLSR from the coding sequence GTGATGACTACTCCAGGTAGCGAAAGGGCGGCCTCCGACGAGCTGCTCCGGCTGGCCGAGGCGGCCGAGCACGTCGCCGGCATCTGCTTCAAAACGGGACCACCGCGGCGCCTCGGCGTCGAGCTGGAATGGACGACCCATCCCGCCCGCCGGCCGGCGGGCCACCTGCGGGCAGCGGACCTGAGCGATGCGCTCGGGCCGTACGCGCCCACCGCGCTCGGGAACCCCGAGCCCGTGCCGCTCCCGGGCGGCGGCACGGTCACCCTCGAGCCCGGCGGCCAGGTCGAGATCTCCTCCGCCCCGGCCACCTCCCTCACCGCCCTGTACGAAGCGGTGAGCCTCGATCAGGCGTACCTCGCCGACCTGCTGGCCCGGTCCGGGATCAGCCTCGGCGGGCACGGCCTCGATCCGCACCGCGAGCCGGTGCGCATCCTCGACACCCCCCGGTACGCGGCCATGCACCGCGCCTTCGACCGGGCCGGCAGCCCCGCCGGGCACACCATGATGTGCAGCACCGCCGGCCTGCAGGTCTGCCTCGACGCCGGCCCCCCGCACCGGGCCGCGGCGCGCTGGGCCGCCCTGCACGACCTCGGGCCGCCGCTGCTGGCCACGTTCGCCACCTCCCGTACGCACGCGGGCCGGGACACCGGCTGGGCGAGCGGGCGGATGGCCGCCTGGCACGGCATCGACGCGCGGCGCAGCGGGCCCGTACCCCGCTCGGCGGATCCCGCCGCCGGCTGGGCCGCGTACGCGCTCGACGCCCCGCTGCTGTGCGTCCGCGGCGACGGCGGCGTATGGGAGACCCCGGACGGCGTGACGTTCGCCGACTGGGTCCGCGGCGCGTTGTCCCGGCCGCCCACGGTGGATGACCTCGACTATCACCTCAGCACCCTGTTCCCGCCCGTACGCCCGCGCGGCTACCTCGAGGTGCGCTACCTCGACGCTCAGCCGGGCGGCGAGTGGATCGCGCCCCTGGCGGTGCTGGCCGCGCTGTTCGCCGACGACGCGGTGACCGATGCCGCCCGTGACCTCGCCGCCCCCGCCGCCGACCGGTGGCTGGACGCGGCCCGCGACGGGCTGGCCGACCCCGTGGTGGCGGCGTGCGCGGCCGACGTGGCCGACCTCGCCTGCCGGCACCTCGACCGCACCGGACTGCCCGGGCCCGTACGCGACACGGTCGCCGACATCGTCGGCCGGAGAGTGCGCGACGCGGCCCCCCTCAGGAAGGACCTGTCCCGATGA